In one window of Henckelia pumila isolate YLH828 chromosome 1, ASM3356847v2, whole genome shotgun sequence DNA:
- the LOC140876282 gene encoding uncharacterized protein isoform X3, with amino-acid sequence MNMNDDQLVPAAALVGVASSPQPTATSLAAIESLAIPRVQEVVFFVDFRCESCRRKVAKIMSKINADIQSVVINVLETKVTLVCTYSTSAKHIAKSAQQRSSWMRLFRYSCTA; translated from the exons ATGAATATG AATGATGATCAGCTCGTTCCCGCCGCCGCGTTAGTCGGTGTGGCGTCTTCTCCGCAACCTACCGCTACCAGCCTTGCAGCTATTGAATCATTAGCCATACCTCGA GTTCAAGAAGTGGTGTTCTTTGTTGATTTCCGGTGCGAAAGTTGCCGACGGAAGGTGGCTAAAATCATGTCCAAAATAAATG CAGATATTCAATCTGTGGTTATTAATGTGTTGGAGACGAAGGTGACACTCGTGTGTACTTACTCAACTAGTGCCAAACATATAGCTAAATCTGCCCAACAAAGGTCGTCATGGATGCGGCTGTTTCGTTATTCGTGTACTGCCtag
- the LOC140876282 gene encoding uncharacterized protein isoform X1, giving the protein MFGWLKNDDQLVPAAALVGVASSPQPTATSLAAIESLAIPRVQEVVFFVDFRCESCRRKVAKIMSKINADIQSVVINVLETKVTLVCTYSTSAKHIAKSAQQRSSWMRLFRYSCTA; this is encoded by the exons ATGTTTGGATGGCTAAAGAATGATGATCAGCTCGTTCCCGCCGCCGCGTTAGTCGGTGTGGCGTCTTCTCCGCAACCTACCGCTACCAGCCTTGCAGCTATTGAATCATTAGCCATACCTCGA GTTCAAGAAGTGGTGTTCTTTGTTGATTTCCGGTGCGAAAGTTGCCGACGGAAGGTGGCTAAAATCATGTCCAAAATAAATG CAGATATTCAATCTGTGGTTATTAATGTGTTGGAGACGAAGGTGACACTCGTGTGTACTTACTCAACTAGTGCCAAACATATAGCTAAATCTGCCCAACAAAGGTCGTCATGGATGCGGCTGTTTCGTTATTCGTGTACTGCCtag
- the LOC140876282 gene encoding uncharacterized protein isoform X2 — MFGWLKNDDQLVPAAALVGVASSPQPTATSLAAIESLAIPRVQEVVFFVDFRCESCRRKVAKIMSKINDIQSVVINVLETKVTLVCTYSTSAKHIAKSAQQRSSWMRLFRYSCTA, encoded by the exons ATGTTTGGATGGCTAAAGAATGATGATCAGCTCGTTCCCGCCGCCGCGTTAGTCGGTGTGGCGTCTTCTCCGCAACCTACCGCTACCAGCCTTGCAGCTATTGAATCATTAGCCATACCTCGA GTTCAAGAAGTGGTGTTCTTTGTTGATTTCCGGTGCGAAAGTTGCCGACGGAAGGTGGCTAAAATCATGTCCAAAATAAATG ATATTCAATCTGTGGTTATTAATGTGTTGGAGACGAAGGTGACACTCGTGTGTACTTACTCAACTAGTGCCAAACATATAGCTAAATCTGCCCAACAAAGGTCGTCATGGATGCGGCTGTTTCGTTATTCGTGTACTGCCtag